One part of the Bacillota bacterium genome encodes these proteins:
- a CDS encoding ABC transporter substrate-binding protein: MKLVYAISPREVGAVTQQLLDRFMAQHPDIEVEWLKVPGVPGEQHSLYVNQLTGASSTPDVIALDVIWPGEFAANGWVAPLDTYFTRDDLRDFLPGMLGAAVQNGKIYAIPLYINGLHLYYRKDLLAKYGFEPPRTWEELIHQAQVIVQGEKDPNLRGFVSMWAKIEGLFMNYLQFLWGAGGRFFGPDGRVAVNGPEGVKALQTMVDMIYRYRIAPESVLTYRPDDARVLFQQGRAVFMVVQDFVWPMLTGPDSPVKDKVDFTRVPYFEGHAEAKTTALGGWLLAINANSRHKKEAAELIRFLTSYEAMLRTAVVTGNLPARSSVYRDPELTRAFPAALKQFADFEVGDVRPSAVAGPKYPQLSEIMQVEVTSALYRRKTPQQALNDAASRIEALLGR, encoded by the coding sequence GTGAAGTTGGTGTACGCCATTTCGCCCCGAGAGGTGGGAGCGGTTACCCAGCAGCTCCTGGACCGCTTCATGGCACAGCACCCGGACATCGAGGTGGAGTGGCTCAAGGTTCCCGGGGTACCCGGTGAACAGCACAGCCTGTACGTCAATCAGCTTACCGGAGCAAGCTCGACGCCTGACGTCATCGCGCTCGACGTGATCTGGCCTGGCGAGTTCGCGGCAAACGGCTGGGTTGCGCCGCTCGACACTTACTTCACCCGGGACGATCTTCGGGACTTCCTCCCGGGCATGCTTGGGGCGGCCGTCCAGAACGGCAAGATCTACGCCATCCCGCTTTACATCAACGGCCTCCACCTGTACTACAGAAAGGACCTTCTCGCGAAGTACGGCTTTGAGCCGCCCAGGACGTGGGAAGAGCTGATTCACCAGGCCCAGGTCATCGTACAGGGGGAGAAGGACCCCAATCTGCGCGGGTTCGTCAGCATGTGGGCCAAGATCGAAGGCCTCTTCATGAACTACCTGCAGTTCCTGTGGGGCGCGGGGGGCCGCTTTTTCGGGCCGGACGGGCGCGTGGCGGTCAACGGGCCCGAGGGAGTGAAGGCGCTTCAGACCATGGTGGACATGATCTACCGGTACCGGATAGCACCGGAGAGCGTCCTCACCTACCGCCCGGACGACGCCCGGGTCCTCTTCCAGCAGGGACGGGCCGTCTTCATGGTGGTGCAGGACTTTGTCTGGCCCATGCTGACCGGGCCTGACTCGCCGGTGAAAGACAAAGTGGATTTCACGCGGGTGCCGTATTTCGAGGGCCACGCCGAGGCGAAGACCACGGCCCTTGGCGGGTGGCTGCTGGCCATCAATGCGAACTCCCGGCACAAGAAGGAGGCCGCGGAGCTCATCCGCTTCCTGACCAGTTACGAGGCGATGCTGAGGACCGCGGTGGTGACGGGCAATTTGCCGGCTCGATCGTCCGTATACCGGGATCCGGAGCTGACCCGGGCGTTCCCGGCCGCGCTCAAGCAGTTCGCGGACTTCGAGGTGGGCGACGTGCGGCCATCGGCCGTCGCCGGGCCGAAGTATCCGCAGCTTTCGGAGATCATGCAGGTAGAGGTCACGTCGGCGCTCTACCGGCGCAAGACCCCGCAGCAGGCGCTCAACGACGCTGCGTCCCGCATCGAAGCGCTTCTGGGGCGCTGA
- a CDS encoding sugar ABC transporter permease translates to MKREAGWWLVLPACAVVGLTLLAPVLYTAALSFANYSLAGRGSTSWAGVSHYLGLLGDEEFRVSLVNTLVFAFVTVPAELVMGLALAVLIHRSFRGRGLVRLAVLFPWALPTALNAIMWRWMYNTDYGLFNAVLLQAGLIEQPVNWLGTIPTAMISMMIVAVWKTSSFMALLLLAGLQAIPEELYESGQIDGATGWAAFRRITLPLLRPSILVAVLLRGMDAFRAFELPMNLTGGGPINTTETLSLYAYKVLFQFVDFDYGSSVVMVQFLVLFGLSVLYIRALRAET, encoded by the coding sequence ATGAAGCGTGAGGCCGGCTGGTGGCTGGTGCTGCCTGCATGTGCGGTGGTGGGCCTCACGCTTCTTGCTCCCGTACTGTACACTGCCGCGCTGAGCTTCGCCAACTACTCGCTGGCCGGCAGGGGGTCGACGAGCTGGGCCGGCGTGTCGCACTACCTGGGCCTGCTCGGAGACGAGGAGTTTCGGGTATCCCTTGTAAATACACTGGTCTTCGCGTTCGTGACGGTGCCTGCCGAGCTGGTGATGGGCCTTGCGCTGGCCGTCCTCATTCACCGGTCTTTTCGGGGCAGGGGCCTGGTGCGCCTCGCGGTGCTGTTCCCGTGGGCGCTGCCGACGGCACTCAACGCCATCATGTGGCGCTGGATGTACAACACGGACTACGGGCTGTTCAACGCCGTTCTCCTGCAGGCCGGGCTGATCGAGCAGCCCGTCAACTGGCTCGGCACCATCCCGACCGCCATGATCTCCATGATGATCGTGGCTGTCTGGAAAACCAGCTCGTTCATGGCCCTGTTGCTGCTGGCGGGCCTGCAGGCGATCCCGGAGGAGCTCTACGAGTCCGGCCAGATCGACGGAGCCACGGGATGGGCGGCATTCCGGCGGATCACCCTGCCGCTGCTGAGGCCATCCATCCTGGTGGCGGTCTTGCTGCGGGGCATGGATGCGTTCCGGGCGTTCGAGCTGCCCATGAACCTCACAGGAGGCGGCCCCATCAACACCACGGAGACGCTTTCGCTGTACGCGTACAAGGTGCTCTTCCAGTTCGTCGATTTCGACTACGGCTCCAGCGTGGTCATGGTGCAGTTTCTGGTGCTCTTCGGCCTGAGCGTGCTGTACATCCGCGCGCTGCGGGCCGAGACCTGA
- a CDS encoding carbohydrate ABC transporter permease, with the protein MMAVVQAVRQRVPASVAARLRRRAPVWFYALAGAVALLSLFPTLWLFVTSIKPSAQIYAWPPVYLPLRPTLDNYRHLLQSADLVRYILNSVIVSGAATLGVLALGGLAAYSLARLRYRGRRAIMVGLLAVSMFPVMAIIPSLFLFFRHLGLINTYPGLILGHTALFLPMGIWILANYFKTIPVEMEEAARVDGCSPVRTLWSVILPLAVPGLVAAGLIVFIMSWNEFAMALVLLSKNELRTAVVGISLYPGEYAFPWETISAATFLSILPLLVLTFVFQRYIVGGLTAGATKM; encoded by the coding sequence ATGATGGCAGTAGTGCAGGCGGTCAGGCAGCGGGTGCCGGCGAGCGTCGCGGCTCGCCTGCGGCGACGGGCGCCGGTGTGGTTTTACGCGCTCGCCGGTGCGGTGGCGTTGCTATCGCTCTTCCCGACGCTGTGGCTCTTCGTCACCTCGATCAAGCCATCCGCGCAGATCTACGCGTGGCCGCCGGTTTACTTGCCCCTGCGCCCGACGTTGGACAACTACCGGCATCTTCTTCAATCAGCGGACCTGGTGCGGTACATCCTCAACAGCGTCATCGTCTCAGGGGCGGCCACGCTGGGCGTGCTGGCGCTCGGGGGGCTTGCCGCGTACTCCCTGGCGCGCCTGCGATACCGGGGGCGAAGGGCCATCATGGTCGGGCTGCTGGCCGTCAGCATGTTTCCCGTGATGGCCATCATCCCATCGCTCTTCCTCTTCTTCCGCCACCTGGGCCTCATCAACACCTACCCGGGCCTGATCCTGGGGCACACCGCGCTGTTTTTACCCATGGGGATCTGGATCCTGGCCAACTACTTCAAGACCATTCCCGTGGAGATGGAGGAGGCCGCTCGGGTTGACGGGTGCTCGCCCGTGCGAACCCTGTGGAGCGTCATTCTGCCGCTTGCGGTGCCGGGGCTGGTGGCGGCAGGCCTGATCGTTTTCATCATGTCGTGGAACGAGTTTGCGATGGCGCTGGTGCTCCTGTCGAAAAACGAGCTGCGCACGGCGGTCGTGGGCATCTCCCTTTATCCCGGGGAGTACGCGTTCCCGTGGGAGACCATCAGCGCCGCGACGTTCCTGTCGATCCTCCCGCTGCTGGTCCTCACGTTCGTCTTCCAGCGCTACATCGTGGGCGGGCTGACCGCCGGGGCCACGAAGATGTGA